One window of Cloacibacillus sp. genomic DNA carries:
- the cas6 gene encoding CRISPR system precrRNA processing endoribonuclease RAMP protein Cas6: MIKEYILALRQESGKAPLSFEDGYPLYGMLLEMLTSDAAQSLHDEERPVLSQYLIPEERGKSALWKVTLLKEPQPELASLLENRGEFLLKSKEMRLCVRERKTVEIKNISELLDIPGTNRDASRFCLRFLSPSSYRSAGEYQIFPTVRHIIHSAALSWNYIFEDNSMDDEDAMSMLEAGVKITSYNLKSYYYPLKGNKIPAFLGTVTLNARLSAPMLQLLRAFLSLGTLRGVGIKTTLGMGGLSVKESSK; encoded by the coding sequence ATGATCAAAGAATACATACTCGCCCTGCGTCAGGAAAGCGGCAAAGCGCCGCTTTCCTTTGAGGACGGGTATCCTCTTTACGGAATGCTGCTTGAAATGCTAACTTCCGATGCGGCTCAAAGCCTACACGACGAAGAAAGGCCCGTTCTTTCCCAATACCTCATACCGGAAGAGAGAGGAAAAAGCGCCCTATGGAAGGTGACGCTGCTCAAAGAGCCGCAGCCGGAACTTGCGTCGCTGCTGGAAAATAGAGGGGAATTTTTGCTCAAATCAAAGGAGATGCGGCTCTGCGTCCGAGAGCGCAAAACGGTAGAAATAAAAAACATCTCCGAGCTTCTTGATATCCCCGGGACAAACCGCGACGCCTCCCGATTCTGCCTTCGTTTTTTATCCCCGTCGTCATACAGAAGCGCCGGAGAATATCAAATCTTTCCCACGGTAAGACATATAATTCACAGTGCGGCTCTTTCGTGGAACTATATTTTTGAGGACAATTCAATGGACGACGAAGACGCAATGTCAATGCTGGAGGCTGGCGTTAAAATAACAAGCTATAATTTGAAAAGTTATTACTACCCTCTAAAAGGCAACAAGATCCCGGCCTTCCTTGGGACGGTCACGCTCAATGCGCGTCTCTCCGCTCCGATGCTTCAGCTTCTAAGGGCCTTTCTTTCACTTGGGACGCTCCGCGGCGTGGGAATAAAGACGACGCTGGGAATGGGCGGCTTGAGCGTAAAAGAATCTTCAAAATGA
- the csm5 gene encoding type III-A CRISPR-associated RAMP protein Csm5 produces the protein MNAPKNYKITLTAASPLFIGSGQSYYKNEYLYDNRTRKISVINQEALLGWIVAKNKTQAFESFMLSNRTDCYLSKFFDEMRIRPENIPGLITYTVDAGVAIKKKGVLMEIKTFIKNADGRPYIPGSSFKGALRTILLTKMLRDSAVNAPLPQIVADTKAAAKIEEKYLHTLKRTNDGANALNSVMSAVAISDSAPLDHTALLLCRKVDLSTGGDEGRLNIARESLRPGAQAELILTLKPEAGSLNAEYIKKAIEEFGHYYRKTYVEKFKTPKEAAENDFTNCIFLGGGSGYFSKNILYPGRDFERALETTASIMHSRYSKHKHDQDRDRGISPHTLKYTEYQEHEGGRIVKGQMGLCRVEMTEIKERA, from the coding sequence ATGAACGCGCCTAAAAACTACAAAATAACACTGACGGCCGCCTCCCCTCTCTTCATCGGCTCAGGGCAGAGCTACTACAAAAATGAATACCTTTACGACAACAGGACGCGGAAAATATCCGTCATAAATCAGGAGGCGCTGCTGGGGTGGATAGTAGCGAAAAACAAAACCCAGGCGTTTGAGAGCTTCATGCTCTCAAACAGGACAGATTGCTACCTTTCAAAGTTTTTTGACGAAATGCGCATAAGGCCGGAAAACATTCCCGGACTTATCACATACACCGTTGACGCGGGTGTGGCTATCAAGAAGAAGGGGGTGCTGATGGAAATAAAAACCTTCATAAAAAACGCAGACGGCCGCCCATACATCCCCGGAAGCTCTTTTAAAGGCGCGCTGCGAACTATCCTCCTTACAAAAATGCTCCGAGATTCGGCCGTCAATGCCCCCCTGCCGCAGATAGTGGCGGATACAAAGGCCGCCGCCAAAATAGAAGAAAAATATCTCCATACGCTGAAGCGTACAAACGACGGGGCAAACGCGCTAAACAGCGTCATGTCCGCCGTTGCCATTTCCGACAGCGCGCCGCTTGACCACACGGCGCTTTTGCTTTGCAGGAAAGTAGACCTCTCCACCGGAGGCGATGAGGGCAGGCTCAATATAGCGCGCGAATCTCTGCGCCCCGGCGCGCAGGCGGAACTCATCCTCACGCTCAAACCAGAGGCCGGTTCATTAAACGCGGAATACATCAAAAAGGCCATAGAAGAGTTTGGTCACTACTACCGCAAGACATACGTGGAAAAATTCAAAACGCCAAAAGAAGCGGCGGAAAACGACTTTACCAACTGCATATTCCTTGGCGGCGGCAGCGGATACTTCAGTAAAAATATCCTCTATCCGGGAAGAGACTTTGAAAGGGCGCTAGAAACAACAGCTTCCATCATGCACTCCCGCTACAGCAAGCACAAACATGACCAAGATCGGGACAGAGGCATATCTCCTCATACGCTGAAATATACAGAATACCAAGAGCACGAAGGCGGAAGAATCGTAAAAGGCCAAATGGGGCTCTGCCGCGTGGAGATGACGGAAATAAAGGAGCGCGCCTGA